In Candidatus Cloacimonas sp., a genomic segment contains:
- the pgsC gene encoding poly-gamma-glutamate biosynthesis protein PgsC: MIDTIVQAAVGIGVIISLLFSELLGASAGGIVVPGYIALYLDKPLQIAGTLIISLLTWAIIRIISNFTLLFGKRRMVLSILIGFILGWVSRILVIQDITIHQLQMQSIGYIIPGLIANWFERQGFWKTLSSMGIAAVVVRLVLMVIFNGEL; the protein is encoded by the coding sequence GTGATTGACACAATAGTTCAAGCCGCAGTTGGAATTGGCGTTATTATCTCATTATTGTTCAGTGAATTACTGGGTGCATCTGCAGGAGGAATAGTTGTTCCAGGTTACATAGCTTTGTATTTGGACAAACCATTGCAAATAGCAGGAACTTTAATCATCAGTTTATTAACTTGGGCAATTATCAGGATTATAAGTAATTTTACACTGTTATTCGGAAAAAGACGGATGGTATTAAGTATTCTAATCGGCTTTATTTTGGGTTGGGTTTCAAGAATACTGGTAATTCAGGATATTACAATTCATCAATTACAAATGCAATCTATCGGATATATAATTCCCGGCCTCATAGCCAATTGGTTTGAAAGGCAGGGTTTTTGGAAAACACTATCTTCTATGGGCATAGCTGCTGTGGTAGTGCGTTTGGTTTTGATGGTAATTTTTAACGGAGAATTGTAA